The following proteins are co-located in the Paludibaculum fermentans genome:
- a CDS encoding response regulator, with translation MRVLIVEDETLIAERLAKELTQAGYAVDTAADGERADFLAYSGDYDVVLLDLGIPRIDGLTLLRRWRGAGLRWPVLILTARGSWHEKVEGIDSGADDYVAKPFRIEEVLARVRALIRRATGAASVELHSGALTLDVRTARVTLAGDPVKLTSYEFRILSYLLHHRDRVVPRTELIDHIYAQDFDRDSNTVEVFIARLRRKLGPACVETVRGLGYRIGAV, from the coding sequence CTGATTGTCGAGGACGAAACGCTGATCGCCGAGCGGTTGGCAAAGGAACTGACCCAGGCCGGCTACGCCGTCGACACGGCCGCCGACGGCGAGCGCGCCGACTTCCTGGCCTACTCCGGCGACTATGACGTCGTCCTGCTCGATCTCGGCATCCCCAGGATCGACGGACTCACCCTCCTCCGCCGTTGGCGCGGCGCTGGCCTCCGCTGGCCCGTCCTCATCCTCACCGCTCGCGGAAGCTGGCACGAGAAAGTGGAAGGCATCGACAGCGGAGCCGACGACTACGTCGCCAAGCCCTTCCGCATCGAAGAGGTGCTCGCCCGCGTCCGCGCCCTCATCCGCCGCGCCACCGGAGCCGCCTCCGTCGAACTCCACTCCGGAGCCCTCACCCTCGACGTCCGCACCGCTCGCGTCACCCTCGCCGGAGACCCCGTCAAACTCACCAGCTACGAGTTCCGCATCCTGTCTTACCTGCTGCATCACCGCGACCGAGTCGTCCCCCGCACCGAACTCATCGATCACATCTACGCCCAGGACTTCGACCGCGACTCCAACACCGTCGAAGTCTTCATCGCCCGCCTCCGCCGCAAGCTCGGGCCCGCCTGCGTCGAAACGGTTCGCGGACTCGGCTACCGCATCGGAGCCGTTTAA
- a CDS encoding ATP-binding protein, with amino-acid sequence MLRSLRTRLIVASVLWTAGLLMIMHMLSILVIHVFPSVRGRASLEAVLIGFALMAAGVLVARRGLTPFRLLQARLAAVRTGQEARVQGIYPTEIRPLIEEMNGLLENREASIRRALATAGDLAHGLKTPLALLTQEADRLRAEGHADTAEAITQQVEKMARQVDYHLARARAASSGAAGSARTLVADSAEGLIRTLRKLHAARTLEITADLPPGLTARMQREDLDEILGNLLDNACTWAASTIRLSGNQSNEVLTLTVDDDGPGLPPELRAAVLERGVRADEAAPGSGLGLAIVRDLAELYGGNVALEESPQRGLRARLTLPVG; translated from the coding sequence ATGCTCCGCTCCCTGCGTACCCGCCTGATCGTCGCCTCCGTCCTGTGGACAGCCGGACTGCTGATGATCATGCACATGCTGTCGATCCTGGTGATCCACGTCTTCCCCTCCGTCCGAGGCAGGGCTTCGCTCGAGGCTGTCCTGATCGGCTTTGCCCTCATGGCGGCCGGCGTCCTGGTGGCGCGCCGCGGCCTGACGCCCTTCCGGCTCCTGCAGGCGCGGCTCGCAGCCGTGCGAACCGGCCAGGAAGCACGAGTCCAGGGAATCTACCCCACCGAGATCCGCCCCTTGATCGAAGAGATGAACGGGCTCCTGGAAAACCGAGAAGCCTCCATTCGCCGCGCCCTGGCGACAGCAGGCGATCTCGCCCATGGCCTCAAAACACCGCTGGCGCTGCTCACGCAGGAAGCCGACCGCCTGCGCGCCGAAGGCCACGCCGATACCGCGGAAGCCATCACCCAGCAGGTGGAGAAGATGGCCCGCCAGGTAGACTACCATCTGGCGCGGGCGCGAGCCGCCTCCTCCGGAGCCGCGGGCAGCGCGCGGACGCTGGTGGCGGATTCGGCGGAAGGCCTGATCCGGACGCTTCGCAAGCTGCACGCCGCGCGCACCCTGGAGATCACCGCCGACCTGCCCCCCGGCCTGACAGCCCGCATGCAGCGCGAGGACCTGGACGAGATCCTGGGCAATCTCCTGGACAATGCGTGTACGTGGGCCGCATCCACCATCCGCCTCTCGGGCAATCAATCGAACGAAGTGCTGACGCTGACAGTGGACGACGATGGCCCCGGCCTCCCACCGGAGCTGCGCGCCGCAGTCCTGGAGCGAGGAGTCCGAGCGGACGAAGCCGCACCCGGCTCCGGCCTCGGCTTGGCGATCGTCAGAGATCTAGCGGAACTCTACGGCGGCAACGTAGCCCTGGAGGAATCGCCTCAACGCGGCCTGCGGGCGCGGCTGACGCTGCCGGTTGGTTAG
- a CDS encoding ABC transporter permease — MKKILNWFRRGDLETGLDRELRYHFERRVNDLIQSGVAEAEAKRQATLEMGGLAQVREEVRDVWLSRWLRDFLYDLRFSARSFLRNPSFTATTMLSLALGIGATTAIYSLVDQVMLHALPVRQPEQLVLVDWRGEQLANGFGSYNLMSYPICGDLQGQTQIFDGVLCRAATTVNLSTGSEPKPAGAEIVSGSYFAVLGVGAAMGRVLGPEDDQTAEASPVVVLSYDFWKTQMDGAADVLGRKVLVNQYPMTVVGVAAPQFRGVDVGEVPSLWIPASMSSQALPGFKGLKNRRMRWMQILGRLKPGMTLERARSGLEPWFQAMRLEDMGRPGFPRITAERRKQYLSSWLEVTPAPQGHAPLRRRLAQPLWVLLAATGVLLGLACLNVAGLFLARGSAREREISTRLALGASRSRIGRQLLADSVLLALAGGLLGLAIAPSAMKTLIAFLPSQVTNNDLHAAVDKRLLFFAFLVSLAAGLLSGFAPALQAGRKSLMTSLRERGGSASGGVRLRKVIVTVQIAFSLILVVGAMLFMRTLTGLLEKGPGFDTTSLVSFQLDPRRNGYTPQQSSQLIRRLHEEIRTAPGTQASAVARYALLTGGSWNDLMTIQGNERISTDRDVNLNAVTPGFFSTMGVRLIAGRDFDERDTRPVGEFGQRTAIVSESFVKRYLGGRSPLGMRVCECTGPDAKPDLEVIGVVADFSYRGIRDNAEQAFFAMLEGNDSGGTFYVKVRGTPEQASASLRSIVRNADPALPISSFRTLDEQVNRSLNTERMLATLSGAFGTLALLLSLVGLYGVMSFVVTQRTREIGIRLALGATGGSAIWLVLRDALVMVGAGMAIALPCVAGLGRLVESQLFGVKATDPWTIGLSALLLATAALGAAMVPAYRASTVNPVEALRLE, encoded by the coding sequence ATGAAGAAGATTCTGAACTGGTTCCGGCGCGGGGATCTGGAGACTGGCCTGGACAGGGAGCTCCGCTACCATTTCGAGCGCCGGGTAAATGATCTGATTCAGTCCGGCGTAGCCGAGGCAGAGGCGAAACGGCAGGCGACTTTGGAGATGGGCGGGCTGGCGCAGGTGCGGGAAGAAGTGCGGGACGTCTGGCTGAGCCGCTGGCTGCGGGACTTCCTCTATGACCTGCGGTTTTCGGCTCGATCGTTCCTGCGAAATCCTTCCTTCACGGCGACGACCATGCTCTCGCTGGCGCTGGGGATTGGCGCCACGACGGCGATCTATTCGCTGGTGGATCAGGTGATGCTGCATGCACTGCCGGTGCGGCAGCCGGAGCAACTGGTGCTGGTGGACTGGCGGGGCGAGCAACTGGCGAACGGGTTCGGCAGCTACAACCTGATGTCGTATCCGATCTGCGGCGACCTGCAGGGGCAGACCCAGATCTTTGACGGTGTGCTGTGCCGCGCGGCCACGACCGTGAACCTGTCGACAGGGTCGGAGCCGAAGCCGGCGGGCGCAGAGATCGTCTCGGGCAGCTACTTCGCGGTGCTTGGTGTAGGTGCGGCGATGGGGCGGGTGCTGGGCCCGGAAGACGACCAGACCGCTGAGGCGAGTCCGGTGGTGGTGCTTTCCTACGACTTCTGGAAGACGCAGATGGACGGCGCCGCCGATGTGTTGGGGCGGAAGGTCCTGGTCAACCAGTATCCGATGACGGTGGTCGGCGTGGCTGCGCCGCAGTTTCGCGGTGTGGATGTGGGCGAGGTTCCTTCCCTGTGGATCCCCGCGTCGATGTCGTCGCAGGCCTTGCCCGGATTCAAGGGCCTGAAGAACCGCCGGATGCGTTGGATGCAGATTCTGGGCCGGCTGAAACCGGGGATGACGCTGGAACGCGCCAGGTCGGGGCTGGAGCCGTGGTTCCAGGCGATGCGGCTGGAAGACATGGGTCGGCCCGGGTTTCCGCGGATCACGGCGGAACGCCGGAAGCAGTATTTGTCCTCGTGGCTGGAAGTGACTCCGGCGCCGCAGGGCCATGCCCCCTTGCGGCGCAGGTTGGCGCAGCCGTTGTGGGTTCTGCTGGCGGCTACCGGTGTGCTGCTCGGCTTGGCTTGCCTGAATGTGGCTGGTTTGTTCCTGGCACGGGGCTCGGCGCGGGAGCGGGAGATCAGCACGCGCCTGGCCCTGGGTGCTTCGAGGAGCCGGATCGGGCGGCAGTTGCTGGCCGATAGTGTCCTGCTGGCCCTGGCCGGAGGCCTGTTGGGCCTGGCGATCGCCCCTTCCGCCATGAAGACGTTGATCGCGTTTCTGCCGAGCCAGGTGACGAACAACGACCTGCATGCGGCTGTCGACAAACGGCTGCTGTTCTTCGCGTTTCTGGTGAGCCTGGCAGCGGGCCTGTTGAGTGGCTTTGCTCCGGCCCTGCAGGCCGGCCGGAAGTCGTTGATGACCTCGCTGCGGGAACGCGGGGGATCCGCCTCGGGCGGGGTGCGTCTGCGAAAAGTGATCGTCACCGTGCAGATTGCGTTCTCCCTGATCCTGGTCGTTGGCGCGATGTTATTCATGCGGACATTGACCGGTCTGCTGGAGAAAGGCCCCGGTTTCGACACCACCAGCCTGGTGTCGTTCCAACTGGACCCACGCCGCAATGGGTATACGCCGCAGCAGTCGAGTCAATTGATCCGGCGGCTGCATGAGGAGATTCGCACGGCTCCGGGCACGCAGGCCTCGGCGGTGGCGCGGTATGCCCTGTTGACCGGCGGGAGTTGGAACGACCTGATGACGATTCAGGGTAACGAACGGATCAGCACCGATCGGGACGTGAACCTGAACGCGGTGACGCCGGGGTTCTTCTCGACCATGGGTGTCCGGCTGATTGCAGGCAGGGATTTCGACGAGCGGGATACGCGTCCGGTGGGCGAGTTCGGTCAGCGAACGGCCATCGTAAGCGAGTCGTTTGTGAAACGCTACCTCGGTGGGCGCAGCCCCCTGGGCATGCGGGTTTGCGAATGCACGGGTCCTGACGCCAAGCCGGATCTCGAAGTAATCGGTGTAGTGGCCGACTTCAGCTACCGGGGGATCCGGGACAATGCAGAGCAGGCGTTTTTCGCGATGCTGGAGGGAAACGACTCGGGCGGTACTTTCTATGTGAAGGTGCGCGGCACTCCGGAGCAGGCTTCCGCGTCGCTGAGGTCCATCGTCCGGAATGCGGATCCGGCCCTGCCCATCTCGTCGTTTCGAACCCTGGATGAGCAGGTGAACCGGTCATTGAATACGGAGCGGATGCTGGCCACGCTTTCGGGCGCGTTCGGGACGCTGGCGCTGCTGTTGTCGCTGGTAGGGTTGTATGGCGTGATGTCGTTTGTGGTGACCCAGCGGACGAGGGAGATAGGGATCCGGCTGGCGTTGGGCGCGACGGGCGGCTCGGCGATCTGGCTGGTGCTGCGGGACGCGCTGGTGATGGTGGGGGCGGGGATGGCGATCGCGTTGCCGTGCGTGGCGGGCCTGGGACGGCTGGTGGAGTCACAGTTGTTTGGAGTGAAGGCGACGGATCCGTGGACGATTGGGCTATCGGCGTTGTTGCTGGCGACGGCGGCCCTGGGCGCGGCGATGGTGCCGGCGTACCGGGCGTCGACGGTGAATCCGGTGGAAGCGCTGCGGCTGGAGTAG
- a CDS encoding PadR family transcriptional regulator, with translation MPPSRFPIPQGTLDMLILQILSLEPAHGYGIAQRLEQISRSVVQVNQGSLYPALHRLEQKGWLQAEWKQSETGREAKFYALTPAGLAQLAVERDSWAKLSGAVQLIFDEGTAQ, from the coding sequence ATGCCCCCGTCCAGATTTCCCATCCCGCAAGGCACGCTCGACATGCTGATTCTCCAGATCCTCTCCCTGGAGCCGGCGCACGGCTACGGCATCGCGCAACGGCTGGAGCAGATTTCGCGCTCGGTTGTGCAGGTGAACCAGGGCTCACTGTATCCGGCGCTGCACCGGTTGGAGCAGAAGGGTTGGCTGCAGGCGGAATGGAAGCAATCGGAGACGGGCCGCGAGGCCAAGTTCTACGCCCTGACTCCGGCCGGTTTGGCGCAACTGGCGGTGGAGCGGGATAGCTGGGCGAAGCTCTCGGGCGCCGTGCAGTTGATCTTCGATGAGGGGACCGCGCAATGA
- a CDS encoding class I SAM-dependent methyltransferase: protein MNADRIAALYRWIEYCAFGKALERRRFAFLPLVRGARNVLIAGEGDGRFAARLVEQNPGVRVDVLESSAEMIRLARQRLPQDAQVTFHQGDALQTPPGGPYDLVVTHFFLDCLSDEETVRFIQGAKQHLSFSALWLVSDFQQVSFWPASWHSWIWLRVMYGFFRVFTGLRTAKLPQIDRALHGAGFELVANDEERLGLIVSQLWRLDHKGSQL from the coding sequence ATGAACGCCGACCGCATTGCCGCCCTGTACCGCTGGATCGAATACTGCGCGTTCGGCAAGGCTTTGGAGCGGCGCCGGTTTGCGTTCCTCCCGCTGGTCCGAGGGGCCCGTAACGTATTGATTGCAGGGGAGGGCGACGGCCGGTTTGCAGCCCGGTTGGTCGAGCAAAACCCAGGTGTCCGGGTGGACGTGCTGGAATCGAGCGCGGAGATGATCCGGTTGGCGCGGCAGCGATTGCCTCAGGATGCGCAAGTCACCTTTCACCAGGGAGACGCGCTGCAAACACCGCCAGGCGGGCCGTATGACCTGGTGGTGACCCACTTCTTCCTGGATTGCCTGTCCGATGAGGAGACCGTCCGGTTCATCCAAGGGGCTAAACAACACTTGTCGTTTAGCGCGCTTTGGCTCGTCAGCGATTTCCAACAAGTGTCGTTTTGGCCTGCCAGCTGGCACTCCTGGATTTGGCTCCGGGTAATGTACGGTTTTTTTCGCGTTTTTACCGGCCTGCGCACCGCAAAACTGCCGCAGATTGACCGCGCGTTGCACGGCGCCGGTTTCGAGCTCGTTGCCAACGACGAGGAGCGGCTCGGCCTGATCGTCTCCCAACTCTGGCGGCTCGATCACAAGGGTTCGCAGTTGTAA
- a CDS encoding efflux RND transporter permease subunit, with product MRLSEICVQRPVFAFMLIMFLVVMGFFSFVDLGVDLFPRTDPATVYVNFKLPGASPEEVVSQVVMPLEEAVSSVSGIDELRAVVSEGGGFVIVTFTLEKDINEAVDDVREKVSSAVRQMPQNVLPPVVRKADPDSDPVVTVALSGDVSLRELTEVADKIVRRDIETVDGVASADIYGGRNRQINMMLDLNKLNGYNLTAQEVERAIQTENVESPGGRIVRGPSELGVRTMGRVETVEQFNNIIIKNANGVPIRLKDVGYAEDGMAEKRTFAYYQGKPAVLIDIKRQTGTNTVKVVDSALDRIELLGKRLPPGLKLSVIKETATYIKKSVESLEEHLVLGSLLASFIIWLFIRDWRTVLISSIAIPTSIITTFTVMRYLDYTLNSMTLLALTLAVGIVIDDAIIVLENIYRFMEADPDIDPKRAAIDATKEISMAVVATTISLVIIFVPIAFVTGYAKRYLNQFGWTMSVSILVSMLVAFTLTPTLSARILKIKKHKKPGDAPHGHQSNALERGYVRLLDWSLGHRWAIVLLCIVTFGSTFVLNRYIGRDWMPQEDQSELGLQMELPEGSSLEATERLAMEVTRKVEKVPGVMTVVPSSAGFIDRVTMARFTILLVPPGQRGPLNDTAQSIRAIMKDYAYARPAVSFPNVLGGRDTFSPIRATLLGADFAKLAPIARSMLTELLKQPELADMRANLNFNNPELQVQIDRQLASDLGVRVSDVATAVRLLMSGEDEISTYKELGEQYLVTVRLMPGQRDDPEVLSRLLVPSARLGLIRLDSIAKLERGLGPSRIDRVARQYGIGFYGNPAPGVTLDAAANAVNRVVDQVDLPVGYRMLFAGQVKILEETTTNMILAIGLASIFMYMVLAAQFESLVHPFIILLTLPLSIPFALISLIATGRSLNLFSALGILLLLGIVKKNGILQIDCMNRLLREGMPLKEAILEANRIRLRPILMTTFSIIAGLIPTAIAVGTGAATRSAIAVTIIGGQTLCLMLTLLVVPVGYSFVEGARLRWARRRSEAAHVPVTGD from the coding sequence GTGCGGTTAAGTGAAATTTGTGTCCAGCGGCCCGTCTTCGCCTTCATGCTCATCATGTTCCTGGTGGTCATGGGCTTTTTCAGTTTTGTGGATCTCGGCGTCGATCTTTTTCCGCGTACCGACCCCGCCACGGTCTATGTGAACTTCAAGCTGCCCGGCGCCAGTCCGGAAGAGGTTGTCTCGCAGGTGGTGATGCCGCTGGAAGAAGCGGTTTCGTCCGTCAGCGGTATTGACGAACTCCGCGCCGTGGTCAGCGAAGGCGGCGGCTTCGTCATCGTCACCTTCACACTGGAAAAGGACATCAACGAAGCGGTCGACGACGTGCGCGAAAAGGTCTCCTCCGCCGTCCGCCAGATGCCGCAGAACGTGCTGCCGCCCGTGGTCCGCAAGGCAGATCCGGATTCCGATCCCGTGGTCACCGTCGCACTCAGCGGTGATGTCAGCCTGCGCGAGCTCACCGAAGTGGCCGACAAGATCGTTCGCCGCGACATCGAGACGGTCGACGGCGTGGCTTCCGCCGACATCTACGGCGGCCGCAACCGCCAGATCAACATGATGCTCGACCTGAACAAGCTGAATGGCTACAACCTGACCGCCCAGGAAGTGGAACGCGCCATTCAGACGGAGAACGTCGAGTCGCCCGGCGGCCGCATCGTCCGCGGACCCAGCGAACTGGGCGTCCGCACCATGGGCCGTGTCGAGACCGTCGAGCAGTTCAATAACATCATCATCAAGAACGCCAACGGCGTCCCGATTCGCCTCAAGGATGTCGGTTACGCCGAGGATGGCATGGCCGAGAAGCGCACCTTCGCCTACTACCAGGGCAAGCCCGCCGTGCTCATCGACATCAAACGCCAGACCGGCACCAACACGGTGAAGGTGGTGGATTCCGCCCTGGACCGCATCGAGTTGCTCGGTAAGCGGCTGCCTCCAGGGCTAAAGCTCAGCGTCATTAAGGAAACCGCTACCTACATCAAGAAATCGGTGGAGAGCCTGGAAGAGCACCTGGTCCTCGGCAGCCTGCTGGCCTCGTTCATCATCTGGCTGTTCATTCGCGACTGGCGCACGGTTCTCATCAGTTCGATCGCCATCCCGACGTCGATCATCACCACGTTCACGGTGATGCGGTATCTCGACTACACCCTCAACTCGATGACGCTATTGGCCTTAACACTAGCCGTCGGTATCGTCATCGATGACGCCATCATCGTCCTTGAGAACATCTACCGCTTCATGGAGGCCGATCCCGACATCGACCCGAAGCGGGCGGCTATCGATGCCACCAAGGAGATCTCGATGGCCGTGGTGGCCACCACGATCTCTCTGGTCATCATCTTCGTGCCCATCGCCTTCGTGACAGGCTACGCGAAGCGCTACCTGAACCAGTTCGGCTGGACCATGTCGGTCTCGATCCTGGTGTCGATGCTGGTGGCCTTCACCCTGACGCCCACCCTCAGTGCCCGTATCCTCAAGATTAAAAAGCACAAGAAACCCGGCGACGCGCCCCACGGACACCAGTCGAACGCTTTGGAGCGCGGCTATGTTCGCTTGCTCGACTGGTCGCTGGGCCACCGCTGGGCCATCGTCCTGCTTTGCATCGTCACCTTCGGGTCGACGTTTGTGCTGAACCGCTACATCGGTCGCGACTGGATGCCGCAGGAAGACCAGAGTGAACTGGGCCTGCAGATGGAACTGCCGGAAGGTTCGTCGCTCGAAGCCACGGAACGCCTGGCCATGGAAGTCACCCGGAAGGTGGAAAAGGTGCCCGGTGTGATGACTGTCGTGCCGTCGAGTGCCGGGTTTATCGACCGCGTCACCATGGCCCGCTTTACCATCCTGCTGGTCCCGCCCGGCCAGCGCGGTCCGTTGAACGATACGGCTCAATCCATCCGCGCCATCATGAAGGACTATGCCTACGCCCGGCCGGCTGTGAGCTTCCCCAACGTGCTGGGTGGCCGCGATACCTTCTCACCCATTCGCGCGACCCTGCTCGGCGCCGATTTCGCCAAACTGGCGCCCATCGCGCGCAGCATGCTCACTGAGTTGTTGAAACAGCCGGAGTTGGCCGACATGCGTGCCAATCTCAACTTCAACAATCCGGAATTGCAGGTGCAAATTGACCGCCAACTGGCCAGCGACCTGGGTGTCCGCGTCTCCGATGTGGCCACCGCGGTACGCCTGCTGATGTCCGGTGAAGACGAGATCTCTACCTACAAGGAATTGGGCGAGCAGTACCTGGTGACCGTACGCCTCATGCCGGGCCAGCGCGATGATCCGGAAGTCCTTAGCCGCCTGCTGGTGCCATCGGCCCGCCTGGGCCTGATCCGGCTCGACTCCATCGCCAAACTCGAACGCGGCCTCGGCCCGAGCCGCATCGACCGTGTCGCCCGGCAATACGGCATCGGCTTCTACGGCAACCCCGCTCCGGGCGTGACGCTGGATGCGGCGGCCAACGCGGTAAACCGTGTGGTGGATCAGGTCGATCTGCCGGTCGGATACCGCATGCTCTTTGCGGGACAGGTCAAGATTCTCGAAGAGACCACGACCAACATGATCCTGGCCATTGGCTTGGCCTCGATCTTCATGTATATGGTGCTGGCTGCCCAGTTTGAGAGCCTGGTCCACCCGTTCATCATCCTGCTGACTTTGCCGCTGTCCATTCCGTTCGCCCTGATCAGCCTCATTGCCACGGGCCGTTCACTGAATCTTTTCAGTGCTTTGGGGATCCTCCTGCTATTAGGCATCGTGAAGAAGAACGGCATTCTCCAAATTGACTGTATGAACCGGCTGCTTCGAGAGGGCATGCCGCTGAAAGAGGCCATTCTGGAGGCCAACCGGATCCGCCTGCGGCCCATCCTGATGACGACGTTTTCAATCATCGCCGGTCTGATTCCCACGGCGATTGCAGTAGGCACCGGGGCGGCGACCCGCTCCGCTATTGCCGTGACGATCATCGGCGGACAGACTTTGTGCCTGATGCTGACGCTGCTGGTGGTGCCGGTAGGCTATTCGTTTGTTGAGGGTGCGCGGCTTCGCTGGGCCCGGCGGCGTAGCGAGGCGGCTCACGTGCCCGTTACTGGCGATTGA